The window CGCCGGCGGTGGCGACGGCTGACGGCTCTTCCAACGCGGGCCGCGAATATTCTGCACAGGTGCCACCGCGTCTGCGCACGATGAACCACCTCTGCGCGTGGATGACCGATGGCATCGACATGGTAAAATTCCTTCTATCGGTATTGCGGAGAACGAGTTACGGTTCTTTGCGGCCCTTCGCACCCCTTTTGGCAGGAAACTTGAATAGAGGACTTGACTCACCGATACACTGAGTCTCCTAACAACCTTTCCCGGATACAATGCGAAAAAACATTCTCGTGGCCCTCGTCGCCGCATCAACCCTCTTCGTCGGCTGCGATTCGGCCAGCGATTCCGGCGCAATCCAGGTCCAGTTTCGTGTGGCCGACGGGTCCCAGTCACTGGCCAAGACAGCCGCAGGCACACTTGAGATCGCTGGATCGAACGGAACTCTGCGTCTCACCGGTGTCCATCTGATCGTCGCAGAATTCGAACTCGACCGACTAAACGACGATGACTGCGACCTTCTGACGGACGCTCAGGACGACGACAACTGTGAGGAATTCGAAGCTCCCCCGTTCTTCCTCGATCTTCCGCTTGACGAAACCACAGTAACGGTCGCCAGCGCCAACATCACTCCCGACACCTACAAGGAACTGGACTTCGAGATCGAGAATCTCGAGGACGATGAGGATTCGGCTGTGCAGACGGCTGCTCTCCTCGCCCAGATCCGCACCGACTTCCCGGCCTGGCCCGCCAAAGCGAGCATGGCATTCGTCGGTGAATTCGAAACGCCGGGTCCGGGTGGCGAGGTTCGTCCGTTCACGGTGTACGCCGACGCGGAAATAGAAATCGAGATGGCCTTCGATCCTCCTATCACGATCGATACCGCGAATGAAGATCAGATCACTGTCGTTGTCGATCCGTCCGAATGGCTGAAGGACGCCGACGGGAGTGTCGTCGACCTGTCCACCTTTGATTACGGTTCCACAGGTGAACTGATCGAATTCGAAGTGGAGATCGAAGATGGATTCAAGGAGATCGAATTCGAGGACTAGGCGCGGCCCCTGCCAGTCCGGGACTTGATCAAAATTCGAGCTTGGACAAGGCGGCTCGGTTCGTTCGCGGACCGGGCCGTTTTAGATTGGCGTACTACCGGGACGGCTCGATCGCACCATAGTCCGCGGCAACCGCCTCCACCTCCGCCCACGAATCCCATATCAACGCTTCGACGCGCTCCAGTTCTGTCTGCGTCTCACCCCCTTCGGATCGTATCGCTTCGAAGACATCGTGCATCTCACCGCGCAGACTCGGAAACCGTTCAAAGAAGGCGATCGATTTCTCCCACGCGTCACGATGCCAGCGGAATGCTTCCGTGAAATCCTCGGGACACCCACTGAAGTCAGTCCCGTCGATTCCAGCCACGTATGCCCGGATGGATGAGACGATCGACTCCGTTTCGGTTGCACGATTTCGCTGCATTCCGAGTTCTCCGTCAATCGACAGTACGTCGTGAATGGCCGTCACATAATCGGACTCCTGACTTGTGGCCGGTCCGCTCTCGGGCGTGCGCTTCATCTGACAAACAGATGCCAGGAGCCCGATCAATACTGTGGCGCCGGCAATGCCCGTCAATGCTGTTCTACGTCTGCGATAGATCATAATTCCTCTCGATCTAACCATTTGGGAATGCCCGGCGAACGGTAGGCCGCCATGCTATCCAAAAGTTCGGCAGCCGACGGTCCCGAGATCACCATCTTTCCGTGCACGTGCCGAACGAAACCGTGCGCCACCGCATGATCGATGAAGGATAGAAGACCGTCGTAATAACCGGCCACGTTCAAAAGCGCCACCGGCTTGGGATGAAACCCGAGCTGGCCCCATGTCAACACTTCGAAGAACTCCTCGAGCGTCCCGATGCCGCCAGGAAGCGCCATGAATCCGTCCGAGAGATCTGCTATCAGCGCCTTTCGTTCGTGCATGGAAGCCACGACGCGCAGGTCCTGTATCCGATTGTGGGCCAACTCCTTTGAGGCAAGTGCCTGCGGAATGACGCCCGTGACCGATCCCCCGGCCTCCAGAACCGCATCGGCAAGTACACCCATCAGTCCGACGTTTCCGCCGCCATACACAAGGTCGATCCCGCGACCAACCATTTCGTCACCGAGTTCACGGGCCGCGGACGAAAACACCCCGTCCGATCCAGTGCGAGACCCGCAAAACACAGCGAGTCGCTTCATCTTCCGATCAATCTCAGGCTCTTGCATGCGTCCGTTTCCAATCTCTCAGATTCAGTACGAGGGACACGAGCAGTGCCCCGACCCCAAGCACGGCGACACTCACGTCGATGGCCATCGGATCCAGATCGAGCCCGGTGAACCGATCCAGATAATACTTCACATACGATACCGGCAACTCAACCTCACCGAGCGCTCTTTTCACCTGCCAGTGCCAGTCCGTACAGGGACAGTACCCGATTCCGTAGAACATGCCGAGTCCGAACCATGAGAGCACCGTCAACGAGATGACCGCCAGGTGCAGCCGACGCGTCCTCATCCAGATCCACCCCGTAAGATTGAATACCATCAAACCGGTGTGAAACAGAAAGAAGGATACATCCAGAAGCGTCAGCATCTCATGCGTCTGTGTCCGGCGAACCTGTCCGCCGGCGCGCGACCAGTCGGTTTGCAACTACCACGTAGATCCCCGCGATGCACGGCATGATCCAGAAGACCATCAGCAGCGCCAGGTCGCCCGGCTCGACGTCAGCCCACTGGGAGACCAGTACGTAGACTGCATACCCAATCAGGAAGAGGCAGCTTATCAGCAGGTAGTACGCAGCGAAGATCTTCATTTCGATGTCACTGGTCTGATGAACTAGGCCTGCTCTTCGGCGCTCGTATCTGCTCCATTCATTCGATACCGATTGCGCAAGGACTCACTTCGAAACACCAGCCCCGAAACGGCGGTCAAAAAAGCCACCGAGCCAATGATGGCGACAAGCCTCATGTACGGCTGGCCCATTTCTATCCTCCGCGACATCAATTCGGATAGCGTCAGCACCCACTCGATCGCTCCGAGAACGAGAATAGTCTGTATCACGCGGACGACCCATGGCCGTTTAACGAGGAAGAGGAGTACGAGTGACCCGATCAGTATC of the Rhodothermales bacterium genome contains:
- a CDS encoding DUF2784 domain-containing protein encodes the protein MLTLLDVSFFLFHTGLMVFNLTGWIWMRTRRLHLAVISLTVLSWFGLGMFYGIGYCPCTDWHWQVKRALGEVELPVSYVKYYLDRFTGLDLDPMAIDVSVAVLGVGALLVSLVLNLRDWKRTHARA
- a CDS encoding TIGR00730 family Rossman fold protein; the encoded protein is MKRLAVFCGSRTGSDGVFSSAARELGDEMVGRGIDLVYGGGNVGLMGVLADAVLEAGGSVTGVIPQALASKELAHNRIQDLRVVASMHERKALIADLSDGFMALPGGIGTLEEFFEVLTWGQLGFHPKPVALLNVAGYYDGLLSFIDHAVAHGFVRHVHGKMVISGPSAAELLDSMAAYRSPGIPKWLDREEL